In Candidatus Binatus sp., the following proteins share a genomic window:
- a CDS encoding RNA polymerase sigma factor: MRNNSIGTTPLDSRIGSSGVIDIVMGRACEIGIPPPFEEAMKSMEREIMRFLMRSTGDREDAMDLFQETWLRAYRAYPTLQSKDGLRPWIFRIASNLCRNRARDRMRRGRVIASETADGAAPADNAPNRLNGGPEDALHLKRAISRLPGKQGQALMMRKFAGLEYAEIGTALNCSAESARASVYQAVKKLKKLGLDE; the protein is encoded by the coding sequence TTGCGGAACAACAGCATCGGCACGACCCCGCTCGATTCACGAATCGGCTCGAGCGGGGTTATAGATATCGTAATGGGCCGGGCATGCGAAATAGGGATCCCGCCGCCGTTCGAAGAGGCGATGAAAAGCATGGAACGCGAGATCATGCGCTTCCTGATGCGCTCGACCGGCGACCGCGAGGATGCGATGGACCTGTTCCAGGAAACGTGGCTGCGCGCCTATCGCGCCTACCCCACGCTGCAATCGAAAGACGGACTGCGGCCGTGGATTTTTCGAATCGCATCGAACCTGTGCCGCAATCGCGCGCGGGACAGGATGCGCCGCGGGCGCGTGATCGCCAGCGAGACTGCGGACGGCGCAGCGCCGGCCGATAACGCGCCGAACCGGCTCAATGGCGGACCCGAGGACGCGCTTCATTTAAAGAGAGCCATCTCGCGGCTGCCCGGCAAGCAGGGTCAGGCATTGATGATGCGCAAGTTCGCGGGGCTCGAATATGCGGAGATCGGCACGGCGCTGAATTGCTCGGCCGAGAGCGCGCGGGCAAGCGTCTATCAGGCAGTGAAAAAACTGAAGAAACTCGGGCTAGACGAGTAA